The Aminithiophilus ramosus genome contains a region encoding:
- the galU gene encoding UTP--glucose-1-phosphate uridylyltransferase GalU: protein MASIEGVIQPMVSSVRSCLFPVAGLGTRFLPATKEIPKEMIPLVDRPLIHYGVEEAVGAGCRDMVFVTGRGKRAVEDYFDRSFDLERMLEARGKGDVARAMAAISTLASFSSVRQPEPLGLGHAVLCGEALCSGGYFAVVLPDDVMIGEPPVLAQLVDVHEKRGGSVIALEEVAPEETSRYGIVAATEAGEGLWRVTDLVEKPAPDRAPSRLAVMGRYVLSPRLFDLLRDLPRGAGGEIQLTDGLVRLLKEEPLWGVTYKGRRYDCGTKEGWLRSTVSLALGDRALREVVLDVLREEAVAEKRTHVCSSCQKEAPELA, encoded by the coding sequence ATGGCGTCCATCGAAGGAGTGATTCAGCCCATGGTCTCATCGGTTCGCAGCTGTCTTTTCCCCGTCGCCGGACTGGGAACGCGCTTTTTGCCGGCGACGAAGGAGATTCCCAAAGAGATGATTCCTCTCGTCGACAGGCCACTCATCCACTACGGCGTCGAGGAGGCCGTCGGTGCCGGTTGCCGCGACATGGTCTTCGTCACGGGGCGGGGCAAACGGGCCGTCGAGGACTATTTCGACCGTTCCTTCGATCTCGAGCGGATGCTCGAGGCGAGGGGCAAAGGGGACGTCGCACGGGCCATGGCCGCCATCAGCACTTTGGCCTCCTTCTCCTCCGTGCGTCAGCCCGAGCCCCTCGGCCTGGGCCATGCCGTCCTCTGCGGCGAGGCGCTCTGCTCCGGAGGCTATTTCGCCGTTGTTCTTCCCGATGACGTCATGATCGGCGAGCCGCCTGTCCTGGCCCAGCTCGTCGACGTCCACGAGAAGAGGGGGGGATCGGTCATCGCCCTCGAGGAGGTGGCTCCCGAGGAGACGTCCCGCTACGGCATCGTCGCCGCCACCGAGGCGGGAGAGGGACTCTGGCGCGTCACCGATCTCGTGGAAAAGCCCGCTCCCGACCGGGCTCCCAGCCGCCTGGCCGTCATGGGGCGCTACGTCCTCTCTCCTCGCCTTTTCGACCTTCTCCGCGACCTTCCCCGAGGGGCGGGCGGCGAGATTCAACTCACCGACGGTCTCGTCCGCCTTCTCAAAGAGGAACCCCTGTGGGGTGTGACCTACAAGGGGCGCCGCTACGACTGCGGAACGAAAGAGGGCTGGCTTCGCTCGACGGTTTCCCTCGCCCTCGGAGATCGGGCGCTGAGGGAGGTCGTTTTGGACGTCCTTCGAGAGGAGGCGGTAGCCGAGAAGAGGACTCACGTTTGTTCATCCTGCCAGAAGGAAGCGCCAGAACTGGCCTGA
- the glmM gene encoding phosphoglucosamine mutase has product MSKAVRCLFGTDGVRDVANRGTMTPEMALRLGRAFVFCLTEAGSPRPSVVVGRDTRRSGPMLEAALVAGLTSAGAEVTLVDVLPTPGVSFAVGKIGAAGGAVISASHNPAEYNGIKFLDGQGGKLSDAQELAIEETLGDALLDDWRPTGGSVGSVVRDGAVADAYLDRLAEFSGIVKEAFVVDCAHGAASALVPRLFERLGSSAHLIGASPDGLNINEGVGVMHMESLSTAVRTRRAPFGIAYDGDADRVLFCDGQGRLLDGDIMLWVLARWMARRGDLGRGVVATVMSNMALEERLGEAGIPLVRCPVGDRYVLEAMRENTMGLGGEQSGHVILGPWVGTGDGLLTGLAFLRACRELNEEIDSLVDRFGRYPQLLRNIAVSDKKNVLQSVALREALASAEARLGEWGRIFVRASGTEPLVRVLVEAKDALLMEELVEEVSSAISEWRPSKE; this is encoded by the coding sequence TTGAGCAAGGCTGTACGATGTCTTTTCGGAACCGACGGTGTCCGCGACGTGGCCAACAGAGGGACCATGACGCCTGAGATGGCTCTCCGTCTCGGGCGGGCCTTCGTCTTCTGTCTCACCGAGGCCGGGTCGCCTCGCCCCTCCGTCGTCGTGGGGCGCGACACGCGCCGTTCCGGTCCCATGCTCGAGGCGGCTCTCGTCGCGGGCCTCACCTCGGCCGGGGCCGAGGTGACCCTTGTCGATGTCCTGCCCACGCCCGGCGTCAGCTTTGCCGTCGGGAAGATCGGCGCCGCGGGGGGAGCCGTCATCAGTGCCTCCCATAACCCGGCCGAATACAACGGCATCAAGTTCCTCGACGGTCAGGGCGGCAAGCTGAGCGACGCCCAGGAGCTCGCCATAGAGGAGACCCTGGGCGATGCCCTCCTCGACGACTGGCGTCCCACGGGCGGCTCCGTCGGCTCCGTCGTCCGCGACGGGGCCGTCGCCGACGCCTATCTCGATCGTCTGGCCGAATTTTCCGGCATCGTGAAAGAGGCCTTCGTCGTGGACTGCGCCCACGGCGCCGCTTCCGCCCTCGTCCCCCGCCTTTTCGAGCGTCTCGGTTCCTCGGCCCATCTCATCGGAGCCTCGCCTGACGGACTCAACATCAACGAAGGCGTCGGCGTCATGCACATGGAATCGCTCTCCACGGCGGTCCGGACCCGTCGCGCCCCCTTCGGGATCGCCTACGACGGCGACGCCGATCGGGTCCTTTTTTGCGACGGACAGGGGAGACTTCTTGACGGAGACATCATGCTCTGGGTTCTGGCCCGGTGGATGGCCCGGAGAGGAGATCTGGGCCGTGGCGTCGTGGCCACCGTCATGAGCAACATGGCCCTCGAGGAACGTCTCGGCGAGGCCGGAATTCCCTTGGTCCGCTGTCCCGTGGGTGACCGCTACGTCCTTGAGGCCATGCGGGAAAACACGATGGGACTCGGCGGAGAGCAATCGGGCCATGTCATCCTCGGCCCCTGGGTCGGGACGGGCGACGGCCTGCTGACGGGGCTCGCCTTCCTGAGGGCCTGCCGCGAGCTGAACGAAGAGATCGACAGCCTCGTCGACCGTTTCGGACGTTATCCCCAGCTTCTCAGGAACATCGCCGTATCGGACAAAAAAAACGTCCTCCAGTCCGTTGCGCTCCGAGAGGCTCTGGCCTCGGCCGAGGCCCGTCTGGGCGAGTGGGGGAGGATCTTCGTCCGGGCCTCGGGAACGGAACCTCTTGTCCGCGTCCTCGTCGAAGCCAAAGACGCCTTGCTCATGGAGGAACTCGTCGAAGAGGTTTCCTCGGCGATCTCCGAATGGCGTCCATCGAAGGAGTGA
- a CDS encoding CdaR family protein, which produces MKFNRLDKMLASSLFLKGLSLVVAFFLWFYVSSEVGGESVREYLVPIEYRNVPAGLELKADPKEVRIQAMAGNSFFSFFEESAIRAEVDLGGLEAGRYRLNVRALLPSGMRLVSLSHSLAEVNLTRIVERVLPLKAEVKGGLPPGLLLEAVEMTPSEITVRGPEEVISGLKSARLEPQIDQLRLGKPVELAVVLPDLPQNRRSSVSVTPEKAFLSAKVLEGLPTRKLAVRARLVGEANRDYSLAGLIVEPAEVPVQGPLAHLDALAEVTTEAIDLSEMVQGTTLVVPLAALPEGLNYAAERAVQVQILFENRTTTRLYASLPVKTIGRSVYPGWRVEPEVIDVVVEGIPSQLDALASEGKAPEVVVDVTNIVSKKLTVPVQVKLPLSGIRLVRTEPTEVTVYALLD; this is translated from the coding sequence ATGAAATTTAACAGACTCGACAAGATGTTGGCGTCGTCCCTTTTCCTCAAAGGGCTGTCGCTCGTCGTGGCCTTTTTTCTCTGGTTCTACGTCAGCAGCGAGGTGGGAGGCGAGTCGGTCAGGGAGTATCTGGTTCCCATCGAATACCGCAACGTCCCGGCCGGACTGGAATTGAAGGCCGACCCGAAGGAGGTCCGCATCCAGGCCATGGCCGGCAACAGCTTCTTCTCCTTTTTCGAGGAGAGCGCGATCCGCGCCGAAGTCGACCTCGGAGGACTGGAGGCAGGCCGGTATCGCCTCAACGTGCGCGCTCTCCTTCCCTCGGGAATGCGCCTCGTCTCCCTTTCCCATTCTCTGGCCGAGGTGAACCTGACCCGTATCGTCGAGCGCGTCCTGCCCCTCAAGGCCGAGGTCAAGGGAGGCCTTCCTCCCGGCCTCCTGCTCGAGGCCGTCGAGATGACGCCCTCGGAGATCACGGTGAGAGGACCGGAAGAGGTTATCTCCGGCCTCAAGTCGGCCCGTCTGGAGCCGCAGATCGACCAACTCCGCCTTGGAAAACCGGTCGAGCTGGCCGTGGTCCTTCCCGACCTGCCTCAAAATCGGCGCTCTTCCGTCTCCGTCACGCCCGAAAAGGCCTTTCTTTCGGCAAAGGTCCTCGAAGGCCTTCCGACGCGCAAATTGGCCGTTCGGGCTCGCCTCGTCGGCGAGGCCAACCGGGACTATTCCCTCGCGGGCCTCATCGTCGAGCCCGCCGAAGTCCCCGTTCAGGGACCTCTCGCCCATCTCGACGCCCTCGCCGAGGTGACGACGGAGGCCATCGATCTCTCGGAGATGGTCCAGGGAACGACCCTCGTCGTTCCCCTGGCCGCTCTCCCCGAGGGGCTCAATTATGCCGCCGAGCGGGCGGTCCAGGTCCAGATCCTCTTCGAAAACCGGACGACGACGCGCCTTTACGCCTCCCTCCCCGTCAAAACGATCGGACGGAGCGTCTATCCCGGATGGCGCGTGGAACCGGAAGTCATCGACGTCGTCGTCGAAGGGATCCCCTCGCAGCTCGATGCCCTCGCGAGCGAGGGGAAGGCACCGGAAGTCGTCGTCGATGTGACCAATATCGTCTCCAAGAAACTGACGGTTCCCGTACAGGTGAAACTCCCCCTGTCGGGCATCCGACTCGTTCGGACCGAGCCGACCGAGGTGACCGTTTACGCTCTTCTGGACTGA
- the cdaA gene encoding diadenylate cyclase CdaA: protein MLGLFRWQDLLDIVIISFVVYRLLLLLVDTRAMQLVKGIFVLGLLAAAARVFELQALSWLLGKSLTALFIAIPIVFQPELRRVLEELGRGQIWQRRQAQERAEQLADEVTRALVYLQGQKIGALLVLERTTGLKDVWRTAVRLDAEISQELVVSLFWPNNPLHDGAVIVNKERILAAACYLPLTENSNLSRWLGTRHRAALGVTEVSDAMSLIVSEERGEISLGIKGHLSRGLKEKQVRRLLLHYFLAREEQKGGLLEQLRRELRELWPGSGGKNEI from the coding sequence ATGTTGGGCCTCTTCCGGTGGCAGGATCTCCTCGATATCGTCATCATTTCCTTCGTCGTCTACAGGCTGCTTCTTCTGCTGGTCGACACGAGGGCCATGCAGCTCGTCAAGGGGATTTTCGTTCTCGGCCTTCTCGCCGCGGCTGCCCGTGTCTTCGAGCTTCAGGCCCTCTCCTGGCTTCTGGGCAAATCTCTGACGGCCCTTTTCATCGCCATCCCCATCGTCTTCCAGCCGGAGCTGCGCCGTGTCCTGGAGGAGTTGGGGAGGGGACAGATCTGGCAGAGGCGCCAGGCCCAGGAGCGGGCCGAACAGCTGGCCGACGAGGTTACCCGTGCCCTCGTCTATCTTCAGGGGCAGAAGATAGGGGCCCTTCTCGTCCTGGAGAGGACGACGGGGCTGAAGGATGTCTGGCGGACGGCCGTCCGCCTCGACGCCGAAATTTCTCAGGAGCTCGTCGTCTCCCTTTTCTGGCCCAACAACCCCCTTCATGACGGAGCCGTCATCGTCAACAAGGAGCGCATCCTCGCCGCCGCCTGCTACCTCCCCCTGACGGAAAACAGCAACCTCTCCCGCTGGCTCGGAACGCGCCATCGGGCCGCCTTGGGCGTGACGGAGGTTTCCGACGCCATGTCTCTCATCGTCTCCGAGGAACGAGGGGAGATCTCTCTGGGCATCAAGGGCCATCTCTCCAGGGGGTTGAAGGAGAAACAGGTCCGCCGTCTCCTCCTGCATTATTTCCTGGCCCGGGAGGAACAGAAAGGCGGCCTGCTGGAACAGCTCCGTCGCGAGTTGCGCGAGCTTTGGCCGGGAAGCGGTGGGAAAAATGAAATTTAA
- a CDS encoding alanine/ornithine racemase family PLP-dependent enzyme codes for MAYPQLVIDSAAVAENTARIAERCAARSLSVVGVTKGMSAQPELARVMRASGCSWLADSRLSNIARLRQAGIEGPYLLLRIPMADEIDELLDLADVTLVSMTGTIDLLERACRRRSCEIASIAMIDLGDLREGFWPDEMERLAEAYRSAPRVRCLGVGVNFGCFGGVLPTVLNERRLVEVGAELERHLGHPLEILSGGATSSLALLERGELPEAINQLRIGEAILLGTDVTGNRIIPWLRQDTMELRGQVVEVRRKPSVPIGLIGADAFGNVPVFEDRGERLRAIVALGRQDVRLEGVRSLLPGAEVLGASSDHLLLDVETCPSAPRLGDVVPFAVDYGAMLAATTSRYVEVKVL; via the coding sequence ATGGCCTATCCGCAACTCGTCATCGACAGCGCCGCCGTCGCCGAGAACACGGCGAGGATCGCCGAACGCTGCGCCGCTCGGTCCCTATCCGTCGTCGGCGTCACCAAGGGCATGTCGGCCCAGCCCGAGCTGGCCCGGGTGATGCGGGCGTCGGGCTGTTCCTGGCTGGCCGACAGTCGCCTGTCCAACATCGCGCGCCTTCGTCAGGCCGGAATAGAAGGGCCCTATCTTCTCCTCCGCATTCCCATGGCCGACGAAATCGACGAGCTTCTCGACCTGGCCGACGTGACGCTCGTCTCCATGACCGGGACGATCGACCTTCTCGAAAGGGCCTGTCGCCGCCGTTCCTGCGAGATCGCGTCGATCGCCATGATCGATCTCGGCGATCTTCGCGAGGGGTTTTGGCCCGACGAGATGGAACGTCTCGCCGAGGCCTATCGGTCGGCCCCTCGCGTCCGCTGCCTCGGCGTGGGCGTCAATTTCGGCTGTTTCGGAGGCGTCCTGCCTACGGTCCTCAACGAGAGGCGTCTCGTCGAGGTCGGCGCCGAATTGGAGCGTCATCTCGGCCATCCTCTTGAGATCCTCTCCGGCGGGGCGACGTCGTCGCTTGCCCTTCTGGAAAGAGGGGAGCTGCCGGAGGCCATCAACCAGCTTCGCATCGGCGAGGCCATCCTTCTCGGCACCGATGTGACGGGCAACCGGATCATTCCCTGGCTCCGCCAGGACACGATGGAACTTCGCGGTCAGGTCGTCGAGGTTCGCCGCAAGCCCTCGGTCCCCATAGGCCTCATCGGCGCCGATGCCTTCGGCAACGTTCCCGTCTTCGAAGATCGGGGCGAGCGCCTTCGGGCCATCGTCGCCCTGGGGCGTCAGGACGTGCGCCTCGAAGGCGTCCGGTCCCTTCTGCCCGGCGCCGAAGTGCTCGGCGCTTCCAGCGACCACCTCCTCCTCGATGTCGAAACCTGTCCGTCGGCGCCGAGGCTGGGCGATGTCGTCCCCTTCGCCGTCGACTACGGAGCCATGCTGGCCGCCACCACCTCGCGCTATGTGGAGGTGAAGGTCCTCTAA
- a CDS encoding deoxyribonuclease IV encodes MSLIGAHVSVAGGLDQALKRGEALSCEAIQIFTKNQLQWKTAPLPLHVCERFYRACRESSVEAVVAHASYLINIAAPDAIWDRSVEALREELERCEQLGIDGLVLHPGSHRGGGPTRGIGRASEALRRVLNATEGQRTRVLLETMSGQGDGLGRTLDELAQILDGCDGDRRIGLCLDTCHLFAAGYELRTVASYERFVDAVEEKVGIDRIGCWHLNDSKEPRGSGKDRHGSLGEGELGLTPFSCIVNDSAWERIPCLLETPKEDDGDRRNLSLLRKMRGR; translated from the coding sequence TCTCCGTGGCGGGAGGTCTCGATCAGGCCCTGAAACGGGGAGAGGCCCTCTCCTGTGAGGCCATACAGATCTTCACGAAAAACCAGCTCCAATGGAAAACGGCTCCTCTGCCCCTCCACGTTTGCGAACGTTTCTACCGCGCCTGCAGGGAGAGCTCCGTCGAGGCTGTCGTCGCCCATGCCTCTTACCTGATCAATATCGCCGCTCCCGACGCCATCTGGGACCGGAGCGTCGAGGCCCTCCGGGAGGAGCTGGAACGTTGCGAGCAGCTCGGCATCGACGGATTGGTCCTTCATCCCGGATCGCATCGGGGAGGGGGGCCGACCCGGGGAATCGGCCGGGCCTCGGAGGCCCTTCGTCGGGTGCTGAACGCGACGGAGGGGCAGAGGACGCGCGTCCTGCTGGAGACCATGTCCGGTCAGGGCGACGGTCTGGGGAGAACTTTGGACGAACTGGCCCAGATCCTGGACGGCTGCGACGGGGACCGCCGCATCGGTCTCTGCCTCGATACCTGTCATCTCTTCGCCGCGGGCTACGAGCTTCGAACCGTCGCCTCCTACGAGAGGTTCGTCGACGCCGTAGAGGAAAAAGTCGGCATCGACCGGATCGGCTGTTGGCACCTGAACGATTCCAAAGAGCCCAGGGGGTCGGGGAAGGATCGACACGGCTCCCTGGGGGAGGGGGAGCTGGGGCTGACGCCCTTTTCCTGCATCGTCAACGACAGCGCCTGGGAGAGGATACCCTGTCTCCTCGAGACGCCCAAGGAAGACGACGGTGACAGGAGGAATCTCTCTCTCCTGAGGAAAATGCGCGGTCGCTGA